In Microcoleus sp. FACHB-672, the genomic stretch TGGAGACATTGACAAGCATGATAATCGCTACTTCTTCGATCTTGTCATATTGATTTGATTCTCTGCGAGATCACACGTGAATCTCTGAAAACCGGCAGGGTGGACAAAAGCCCACCGCTACCTGCAAACCGAGCGATCTATGCCTTAAACTTCTCAGTAATTCGCCGCATTGCCTCCTCTACATTTTCTCGGCTGTTAAATGCCGAAATGCGGAAGTAACCTTCGCCGGCAGCACCGAAACCCGAACCCGGTGTTCCCACCACATTGCAAGTTTGCAACAACTTATCAAAGAAATCCCAGCTTGAAAGGTTATTTGGTGTTTTCACCCAAACATAAGGTGCATTCACGCCACCATAAACAGCGATACCGGCTTCACTCAGTTTTTCGCGGATAATTTTGGCATTTTCTAGATAGAAACTGACCAATGCTTTAACTTGCGCCTTGCCTTCCTCAGAATAAACCGCCTCAGCCGCACGTTGTACAATGTAAGAAACGCCATTAAATTTAGTCGTTTGCCGGCGGTTCCACAGCTTCCACAGTTCCACATCGGAACCATCAGACGCTTTTGCCGTGAGTGTTTTTGGCACGACTGTAAACGCACAGCGAGTGCCGGTAAATCCTGCCGTTTTGGAGAAGGAACGAAACTCGATTGCACAATCTCGTGCGCCTTCTATTTCGTAGATAGAATGGGGAAGGTTTGGATCGGTAATATAGGCTTCGTAAGCTGCATCAAAAAAGATGATGGAGCCATTCGCCTTGGCATAATCCACCCACGCTTTTAAGTGTTCCTTGGTGGCAACTGCGCCGGTGGGATTATTGGGAAAACAAAGATAAATTAAATCGACTTTTTGAGTAGGGATTTGAGCGGTAAAATTATTTTCTGCGGTGATAGGCAGATAAACTAAACCCTCAAATTCGCTCTTATCGTTAGCAGCGCCGGTGTGTCCTGCCATCACGTTTGTGTCTACATAAACGGGATAGACGGGGTCAGTGACGGCAATGGTGTTGTTATCGCCAAAGATGTCGAGAATGTTGCCGGTGTCGCATTTAGAGCCATCAGAGATGAAGATTTCCGACGCATCAACATTGCATCCCCGCGCCTGGAAGTCATCGCCGGCAATCTTTTCGCGCAACCAAGCATAACCCTGCTCTGGGCCATATCCTTTGAATGTGGCGCGATCACCCATTTCTTCGACTGCTTTAATCATCGCTGCACGGCACGCTTCCGGTAATGGTTCGGTGACATCACCAATGCCTAGCCGGATAATCTTAGCGTCAGGATTTGCCTCAGCGAAGGCATTCACTCGTCGCCCAATTTCAGGAAACAGGTAGCCGGCTTTAAGTTTGAGGTAGTTATCGTTAATCGTTGCCATGTTTAATCATCACAAATGCCCTAAAACAGCTTACTGCTAATCGTCGCGTTATGGCGAGCATCTGAGGTTTGCCAAAATAATTAGGCAGTTAGTTAAGCATGAAGATAATCTGAGGCAAGTTTTCCAATTTTCACTGTACGCCAGAAATTTTTAAACGTTTTGCGAGCTATTCCACAGCAGATTTAACGCTCACAGATGCGATAATGCCTGATGGAGAAACCTGCAAACCAGCACACTCTCCGGAAAACTCAGAATCAGAGATATCAATGACGAAAAAAATTATCCGTACCGACCAAGCACCGGCACCCGTTGGCCCTTACAATCAAGCAGTCGCGGCAACCGGCACGATGATCTTTGTTGCTGGTCAAATTGCGATTGATCCCAAAATTAATGATATTGTCTTTCCCGACGATGTCGCTAAGCAGACCGAACAAGTGATGAAAAATCTTGAAGCAATTCTAACGGCGGCTGGAGCGACTTTTAATGATGTTGTGAAAACCAGTGTATTTCTCTTAGATATGAATGATTTCGCGGCGATGAATGCCGTTTATGCGAAATATTTTGATGAGGAAACAGCGCCGGCACGCGCAACTGTTCAGGTTTCCCGTTTACCCAAAGATGTGCGGGTAGAAATTGAGTGTATTGCCGTGATTGGCAGTTAAATTTATTCCGTTTCGTAGGGTGCAGGATGCAGACACCCTACGAAATTGCAATCAAATTTTCGGTTTAAATTGTAATGATCACTCCTAGGCTTTCGTTAGACATTCTATCAACGGCGGATAAAGCATAAGTTCCCGGTTCAACTGCTGTAGATGTTCTAGAAGCCGCCATCACTCGCACCAGCGTCCAAGTCTGACCATCCTGCCGATAAAGCGTCCAAGAACGAATATCATTGTTCGCTACAGCATTCCACACGATCTGATTGTCTACACGCTTCACTCCCTTTGGCAAAGTTGGAGGAGTAGAATCTAAAGCCGGCATGGTGGGTGCGAGTGCCGGCTTTGCATAAATTTCCTGCTTAAATTTGTCAGCAATTCCGTGCCGGTTTTCATTTAAAACCTTCATGCTGTAGAAAATACTTCCTAAAGCCATCTGACTATTCAAGCTGCGAGTAATTTCAATCTGCCTTTGCGTTTCCCGAAGTGGCCAGCTTGTCCCATCAATCCGTTCAATCGTATTGCCAACGTAAAAATGCTTGCGCTTGGGATTATTTTGCAGCCACCAATTGAGCAACACAGGATAACTTTGTGCCGGCCTGTCAATCACCCAATAAAGTTGGGGTGCAAAGTAATCTACCCAACCTT encodes the following:
- a CDS encoding LL-diaminopimelate aminotransferase, with product MATINDNYLKLKAGYLFPEIGRRVNAFAEANPDAKIIRLGIGDVTEPLPEACRAAMIKAVEEMGDRATFKGYGPEQGYAWLREKIAGDDFQARGCNVDASEIFISDGSKCDTGNILDIFGDNNTIAVTDPVYPVYVDTNVMAGHTGAANDKSEFEGLVYLPITAENNFTAQIPTQKVDLIYLCFPNNPTGAVATKEHLKAWVDYAKANGSIIFFDAAYEAYITDPNLPHSIYEIEGARDCAIEFRSFSKTAGFTGTRCAFTVVPKTLTAKASDGSDVELWKLWNRRQTTKFNGVSYIVQRAAEAVYSEEGKAQVKALVSFYLENAKIIREKLSEAGIAVYGGVNAPYVWVKTPNNLSSWDFFDKLLQTCNVVGTPGSGFGAAGEGYFRISAFNSRENVEEAMRRITEKFKA
- a CDS encoding RidA family protein, with the protein product MTKKIIRTDQAPAPVGPYNQAVAATGTMIFVAGQIAIDPKINDIVFPDDVAKQTEQVMKNLEAILTAAGATFNDVVKTSVFLLDMNDFAAMNAVYAKYFDEETAPARATVQVSRLPKDVRVEIECIAVIGS